CACCAACCCTTCTCCTGCAGCACGTCCCAGAACCAAAGCAGGGCAAGAACCGCATGCACCTTGACCTCGACTTTGGCACCGCAGAACTGGTGTCCGAGGTCAATCGCCTCGAACGGCTCGGCGCTGCGAGGCTCTCTGAAGAACTCAGCGAACACGGCTTTCGCTGGATCGTCGTTGCCGACCCGGAGGGCAACGAGTTCTGCGTATTCAATCCCCCGAACAGCACCAACGTTGCGGAGTAGTTATGAGGTCGGGCTGAGGTTCCACCATGGCCTGGGAAGCCTGTTCATCCGTCGATCCCCGACCCTTGCAGATCGTCTGGGCCTCTAGCGCCGGTATCCCGCCTTTCCAGACACTCACTTAGAAGCCGTATCTCAACCGATCATGGAACGTGTGGGTCGAACGGTTTTCCCGTCGGGGTGATCTTCCCGTTGTACGTGCATGAAGACAGGGCCTCTCGGTAGCTCGGGGATGCGAATCTAACCGAGCAGTGCCGGGAGGCCCTGGTGTCGTTGTTGTACGCGTCCGAGCCCGTTCAGTTCAACTCGGCTGCTCCATCGTGTGATTGCCTCGCGCATGTGTACGGCAACGCGGCCGACCATCCGGACCGGGAACGCCGGTATCCCTCGGACATGTCGGACGCGGAGTGGGCGGCCGTCCGGCCGCTGTTGCCGGTGCCGGCCTGGCTCCAGGGCCGGGGCGGGCAGCCCGAGGGCTACTGTCATCGACAGATGCTGGACGCCGTCCGTTATCTGGTCGCGGGCGGGATCTCCTGGCGGGCGATGCCCGTGGACTTCCCTGATTGGGGCCGGGTTTACGCCTTCTTCCGCCGCTGGCGCGAGCACGGGCTGATCGCAGAGTTCCACGATCGGCTGCGCGGACGGGTGCGTGAGCGGGAGGGCCGTGAGGCGGAGCCGACGGCGGGGATCATCGATGCGCAGTCGGTGAAGGCCGCGGCCTCGGTGCCGTCCGTCTCGCGCGGCTGGGACGGCGGGAAGAAGGTGGGCGGCCGCAAGCGGCACATCGTGACCGACTGCCTCGGTCTGCTCCTGGTCGTCGCGGTGACCGCCGCGAACGTCGGGGACCGGGATGCCGCGGTGGGCCTGCTGCAGCGGCTGCGCCGCCTGCACCGTGACATCTGCCTGGTCTGGGCAGACGGCGGTTACACCGGCGGCCTGGTCGACTGGTGCCGGCAGAAACTCGCGCTCACCCTTCAGGTCGTCAAGCGCACCGACGACACCACGGGCTTCGTGGTGCTGCCGCGCAGGTGGGTGGTGGAGCGCACGTTCGCGTGGTTGATGCATTCGCGCCGGCTGGCCCGGGACTACGAGACGTTGCCGGCCAGCAGCGAGGCGATGATCCGGTGGTCGATGGTCACGCGGATGGGGCGGCGTCTGGCACGGCCATGGGCCGCCGGGCGGCGCTGAACATCCCCGACGTCTCCTGCACGAGCCACCCGCGCTCCGCCAGGCGCCTGGCCTTCGAGCGCACCCCTTCGACCTTCGCCGACGTCGTTTGAAGGCCCAGCTCCACCGTGATTTCCTTGGCCTTCAGCGGTCCTTGGCCCGCTGGCTGCCGCTCGTCGAGCACGCCCAGGATCCGCTGGTAGTCCGGCGCCAGCACCGTCACCGGCAACCCTTCGCGCCAAGGTGGCACGATCGAGCCCGGCACGGGCGAGGGCACGGTTTCCTGCTCCGCCTCGGCCTCGGTCACGGCGGTGGTCTCCGCAGCCGAGGCTGCCAGGGCCTCGACCAGCTCTTCCCGCGCGATCACCCGCCGGTCCAGATCGATCTCGGCAGCCTCCAACACCCCAGACAACCGGGCGACTTCCTCCCGCAGCCCTTCCACCCGCACCCGGGCAGCCGTCTCCCGCTCCTCCAGCATTCCCAGCACCGACGTCATCGCGCACCCCTCGCTCACGGAGCGGAAACAAGACGCCGGATGCCTCCCTCATTCCGAGCGACACCATGCCTGACCAGCAGAAATCAAGCGATCCTGTTCGGTTGAGATACGGCTTCTTAGGGGCGCAGATGGTCAGTGGTTGAGGCTGGCGACGTAGGCGGGAGCCAGGGCGCGGATACGGCTCTGTGGGACGTCTCCGGCGAGGGCTGCAACGGCGAGCTCAGTGCCTGGGGTGGCGGCCGCGCCGAACAGAGCGTGCAGGAGTTCACCCGGCCCCCTCCTGCACCACACAAACTTCGATGGCACGCACTCAAGGTTCACTGTCACAGGACAGCTGTGCCGCTGGCCCTGTGCAATGACGAGACAGCCAGCTTGGGCGCTCGCTTTTCCGCTAGCGCAAAGCCCGTCTGAATAGGTAGCTACTCGCACCGCGGACCTCTGCCGGCCGCGCTACCTGACGCGCGTCACCGTCACCACGGCGTGCCGGGTCGTCCCCGCGAGAACCTCCACCACGAGACCGCGGCTGGTCGTCACGTAGGCCTCGCCGGCCGACGTCCGCGCCCCGCGCCCCGGGCCTGCGGCGAGGACGTGTCGGGCGATTTCCGCAGCGACGGGAGCTGTCAGCGCCTGCGACAGCACGCGGCTGCCGTCCGGCAGCCGGACCGCCACACGATGGGGCCGGGATGCCGGGCCGATGTAGCCGACGACGTCGGCGTCGACGGTGTCCGAGTGCCGCACCTTCTTCCAGATCCGCCCGGCCCGGTACGGGGACGTGGCGCGCTTACAGACGACACCCTCAATGCCCTAGGCCTGAAGCGTGTCGTACCAGAGCTGCGCGACGTCCGGATCATCTGTCGCGGGTACGGCCTGGATCGGGGGCAACACGTCGTGGAGCAGGTCGAGCAGGAGAGCGCGCCGCTCGGTGTACGGGCGGCTGCAGACGTCGCCGAGTTCGGGGTGGGCGAGGAGGTCCCACACGGAAGCGCGCGGGTTCGCGGAATCCTGAAGCGCGAACGAGTCGAACTTGCACTGAACTTCGGCATCTTGCTGGCTTGGTGGGCGGGTTGTCACCTCAGAACGGTGCCGAGCGCGGGGATGTCGGAGGGGTCAGATCAGTGCGGGCGCGCACGAGCTGCGCCCACTCCCGCACGCCGATCGACGGCTCCGGCCGATCGATCAGTGCCGCTTCCCGGTCTCGCGGGAGCTGACGCCATGGCTGGCGCGGCGCATCGCCTCGTACAGGGCGGCGTCCTGCGGCGGGTCCGGGAGCGGTCCGCGGGATGGGGCCTGGAAGGACTGGATCATCCACGCCACGACGCGGCGCCAGGCGTCCGGCGCGGCGTCGCCGGTGGCGCTGAGGACGCCGGCGTTGGCCATCAGCAGCAGGACGAGATCCCGGCTGGTGAAGTCCTCGCGGAGCTGCCCGCTGTCCTTGGCGCGGCCGATGAGTTCGAGGAAGCCCTGGTACGCCTGGGCACGGAGCGCTTCCAGTTCCTGGGCGTCGGAGAAGCTCATGGTCAGGATGTCGGCGAAGCCGCGGTCGGCGGCCTGCATCGCGCAGACCTCCTGGATGTAGCCGGTGAAGCCGTCCCAGGGGTCCGGGGCCGCCAGGGCGTCGGCGGTGGCCCGCGCGTATACCTCCATGCGGTCCGCGAAGACCGCGACGACGAGCTCCTCCTTGCCGGGAAAGTGACGGAAGAGGGTGGCGATCCCCACCCCGGCCTGCCGCGCGACCGAGGCCATCGACGCGTTCAGTCCGTGGCACCCGAACACCGTGCGCGCGGCGGCGATGATCCGCCCCCGGTTGCGCTCCGCGTCGCTGCGCTTGGGCGGGGCTGCGGAGTCGGGGTCTCGGGAGGTCATGCCCGTCAGGCTAGCAAAACGGAAGGCCCTATCCGATTACCGTGTTACCGTCGATCGTGAACCGGATAGGGCTTTCCGGATCGATCCGAAACGGATAGCCCTATCCATCTCCATCATGTCCACCTTCACGAAAGGCCCCTCATGCCCACCATCGCCATCGTCGGCGCCGGCCCCCAGCTCGGTCTCGCCATTGCTCGCACGTTCGGCACGCACGGCTACGAGGTCGCGCTGATCGCCCGCAATCGCGCCAAGCTCGAGAACCTGGCCGGTGAACTGACCACCGAAGGCATCAGCGCCGCCGCCTTCCCCGCCGACGTACTCGACCGCGACGCACTCACCCAGGCGCTCAAGGACGCCGCCGCGCACTTCGGTTCCATCGACGTTCTGGAGTACTCGCCGGTGGGCGGCCTGGGCTCCACCGCGATGACCGCACCATCCGAGACCGACCCGGGACACGTTCAGCACGAGATGGAGTTCCAGCTGTACGGGGCCATCGCCGCAACCCGCGTCGTGCTGCCCGCGATGCGGGAGGCAGGCGCGGGCACCCTGCTGTTCACGACCGGGGCGGGATCGCTCGACCCCGTTCCTATGATCGGCAACGTCAACGCCGCCGCGGCGGCGCTGCGCAACTGGGCCGTCAACCTGCACAAGGAACTGGACGGCACCGGAGTCCAGGCCGCACACGTCGCCATCGACGTGTCGATCGGCGCCGCCGTCATGCCCGGCCACCCGGTCGCCCAGGCCGAGGAGATCTCCCCCGTCTACTGGGAGCTTCACACCACGCGCCGCGACCAGGCGGAACTGGTCTTCAGCAGCTGACACCCCACCCGCGCTCGCCCGTTTTTCATGCAAAGGTCTTCTCGTCGATCACGAAGCGGCAGCGCATGTCCGCGCCGGGTGCCGGCACGGACACCCCACAGACGGGAGATGAGGGACATGGCACTGATCCTGGTGACCGGAGCCTCCAGCGGGCTCGGGCGCGACACGGCGGACGCGCTGGCCGGCGACGGGCATGACGTCGTCGTCCACGTCCGCAACACGGCCCGACTCGCCGACGCCGGAGACACCGCGCGCTGGAAGGGCGTCGTCACAGGGGATCTCTCCGACCCGGACGAGATCCGCGATGTCGCCCGGCAGGCAGGCGAGTTCGGCCGCTTCGATACCGTCATCCACAACGCCGGCGTCATGCGCTCCCCCGAAGCGGTCACCGTCAACGTGGTCGCGCCGTATCTGCTGACGGCCCTGATGGACAAGCCGGACCGGCTCATCTACCTCAGCAGCTCCATGCACCGCACTGGCTCCACCGACCTGCGCCGGCTGGGCGAGGGCACCGCCTCCTACGACGACACCAAGCTCTGGGTCACCACGCTCGCGCTCGCCGTCGCACACCGCTGGCAGGGCACGTCCAGCCACGCGGTGGACCCCGGCTGGGTCCCCACCCGCATGGGCGGTCCCGGCGCACCGGACGACCTGGCCGCCGGACACCGGACCCAGACCTGGCTCGCCACCCACCCCGAGGCAACCCCGCCCACCGGTGGCTACTGGTATCACCAGCAGACACAGACCCCGCACCCCGCGGCACAGGACGAGGACTTCCAGGGCCGGCTCCTGCACGCCCTGGAGAACCACACGGACGCGGTGTTGTGAAGGCGTGATGGGGTCGCGCTGTGAGCACGCTTGAAGAACTCGCGTGTACTCCAGTTGCGTATGAGGCGGGGAGCACCGCGGCGAGTTCGCGGGCGCGGGCCGGGCCGGAGGCCGCGCGGGACTGCGCGGCTGCGAAGTCGCCCCTCCCTTCGTTGTAGACCACCGCCTCCCCGTCGAGGACCGTGCCGGGGCGTAGCGAGTTCATGCCGGTCACGGCCAGATCCATCCACGCTGAGGTGACCGCCCGCCCGGACCTGGCCTGTAGCCGGACAGTCTCGGCATCGCGCCACATCACGGTGCGGTGCCCGTCGAACTTGATCTCGTACCACCAACCCTTACCGCGGGGCAGCGTCGGCACGGCCTCGGCGAGGGCGACAGCGACGGGGTACTCCACAGGGCCAGCCTGCGGCAGCCGAGCCGGGGATGCGCGCTGGCCTCCGCTGCGCGGAGAGGCCCGGCGGTGCGCCCTATGTCCGGCCGATGCTGCTGCCGGGCCGCTCCCCTACTGCTGGCGGGCTTCGGTGTTCTCCCGGATGGCATGCGCGACGTCCAGCAGCGCGTACGCGACGGCCGCCAGGCCCTCGCCGATCGCGTCGGTGCCGCCACGGTGACCACAGGCGGATTCGCGCGTTAGAACTGCGTGACCACGACGACCCAGCCCGCTCCGGTCACCGGCCGCGAGGAAACGGTTCCGCCTCCGCCTGGTGAGCCGATCTTTGCGGCGTTGGCCGCCCGGTGGAGTGCGCAGGGGCGTGTCGTGCCGGGGCAGGTGGACCGGGAGTGGGTCAGGCTGGCAGAGAACTGCCCGTGGCCCACCCGATAGGCCAGCGTGGTGCGGGTCCCTCTCCCCCCATCCCCGCACCCGCTGTACCGGCCGGCAGCCTCGCCGACCTGCCCGGTAACCGAGGCTGCTGGACCGGCCGGGCAGGGTTGGCCCATCCCTGCCCGGGGCAACGGACTTGCTGGCTGGGGAGGCTTCTAGGCGGTGTTCGTGGCGAAGAGGCGTTGTGTCGCCGTGGTGGCTCCGGTCAGGCTGAGGGGGATGTCGAGGCTCTTGCACGTGCGATGGGCGCGGACGAGGACGCTGAGTGTGGCGGGCGTCGGTTCCCCGGCGGGGACCTGGACGGTGACGCGGCGGGGCGTGTGGGTGTGGACGAGGGCTTCGATCTCGACGGCGGCCGCGGCCCGGGTGTTGACGTCGACGTTGTGGTGCAGCGTCACGTGCAGGGCGTCGCCGTCGACGCTGTGACTGGTCAGCATGATGGCCTCCGCTCGCCGTGTCCTTGGGCCGTACTCCGTCGGGCGGGCTGGAGGGAGTACGGCCTTCCAGGATGACAGTCGGGCGGCGTTACGGCAGCTCACGGTCTGTCCTGGGCCGGTCGCGTCGCACGTCCAGGCCACGCCGGGGCCGGT
The DNA window shown above is from Streptomyces sp. NBC_01445 and carries:
- a CDS encoding VOC family protein; this encodes MQIVVTLDCVDTEAQANFWLAALAPLDYRRGFHGPPYLSLVGPAPAPTLLLQHVPEPKQGKNRMHLDLDFGTAELVSEVNRLERLGAARLSEELSEHGFRWIVVADPEGNEFCVFNPPNSTNVAE
- a CDS encoding SDR family NAD(P)-dependent oxidoreductase; amino-acid sequence: MPTIAIVGAGPQLGLAIARTFGTHGYEVALIARNRAKLENLAGELTTEGISAAAFPADVLDRDALTQALKDAAAHFGSIDVLEYSPVGGLGSTAMTAPSETDPGHVQHEMEFQLYGAIAATRVVLPAMREAGAGTLLFTTGAGSLDPVPMIGNVNAAAAALRNWAVNLHKELDGTGVQAAHVAIDVSIGAAVMPGHPVAQAEEISPVYWELHTTRRDQAELVFSS
- a CDS encoding IS5 family transposase, whose translation is MSDAEWAAVRPLLPVPAWLQGRGGQPEGYCHRQMLDAVRYLVAGGISWRAMPVDFPDWGRVYAFFRRWREHGLIAEFHDRLRGRVREREGREAEPTAGIIDAQSVKAAASVPSVSRGWDGGKKVGGRKRHIVTDCLGLLLVVAVTAANVGDRDAAVGLLQRLRRLHRDICLVWADGGYTGGLVDWCRQKLALTLQVVKRTDDTTGFVVLPRRWVVERTFAWLMHSRRLARDYETLPASSEAMIRWSMVTRMGRRLARPWAAGRR
- a CDS encoding TetR/AcrR family transcriptional regulator, which translates into the protein MTSRDPDSAAPPKRSDAERNRGRIIAAARTVFGCHGLNASMASVARQAGVGIATLFRHFPGKEELVVAVFADRMEVYARATADALAAPDPWDGFTGYIQEVCAMQAADRGFADILTMSFSDAQELEALRAQAYQGFLELIGRAKDSGQLREDFTSRDLVLLLMANAGVLSATGDAAPDAWRRVVAWMIQSFQAPSRGPLPDPPQDAALYEAMRRASHGVSSRETGKRH
- a CDS encoding SDR family NAD(P)-dependent oxidoreductase, giving the protein MALILVTGASSGLGRDTADALAGDGHDVVVHVRNTARLADAGDTARWKGVVTGDLSDPDEIRDVARQAGEFGRFDTVIHNAGVMRSPEAVTVNVVAPYLLTALMDKPDRLIYLSSSMHRTGSTDLRRLGEGTASYDDTKLWVTTLALAVAHRWQGTSSHAVDPGWVPTRMGGPGAPDDLAAGHRTQTWLATHPEATPPTGGYWYHQQTQTPHPAAQDEDFQGRLLHALENHTDAVL